The genomic window CACTGGATGTTAAATCATGACTATGACTATGGCTATGGCGCTCAGTGTCCATAATactgtttgtttttacatttttagggCTAACACAATAAGTAATATTTGCCTGAAAAGCTTTCGTGGTCTGAATGAGATATATGACGTGTATAAAGCGCAACATAAACACCACCTATCACTTCTGAAGGCAAGGaccagattttctctctctcttttgttccatctcctcccctccctcctcccccaacctggcctagcacagtgctgcTCTGCATACAGTAAATGCTGAGGACTGGGCCATTTGGGAGAGGGTTGCTTACTACCTCTTCTATGGCGTTTTCTCCATCTATGACATGAGGACAGCTTCCCCAGTTTTTCTAACAAGGACACTGAGGAGCACAAGAGAATATATTGAAGTATTTTGGAAGAAAGTAGTCCTAAATATCCAAGATAGCGATCTTTTCAGAGGTGTACAATTGGCAGGTCCGTTGTTGTAAATGGGGAGGCAGTCCAGAACGGCAGGACTGAGCAATGAAGCTGGAGGTTGTCACTACTGGGCCTCCCAGGAAACAGGAGTCTTGTCACCTCAGTCCCACTTGTGGAAGGCAGCAGCATTCCTGAGGGATGGGTCCCTGCCTGGGTCAGGTTCTCTGGCAGtgagccgtgtgtgtgtgtgtctgtgtgtgtgtgtgtgtgtgtctgtgtgtgtgtgtgtctgtgtgtgtgtgtgtctgtgtctgtgtgtgtgtgtgtgtctgtgtgtgaaagACGGAGAAGTAAggtttggggagtggggaggggcagGCAAGACAGTAAAGGATATAGCAAtgtctttgttataagagagggACCAAGCTCAGCATGAGCCTGAACAGCTGTGAGTCCTTTCTGACCAGGAGGTGTGCTGCAGgcattgcccctgtgaccaaggAACCCTACTTCCTACTCAGTTGTTATGAATCAGGCCCAGAGGAAGGTGCTCCATCAAATGGGCAGAACCTGGTCTGGCTGCCCCCGTACTCACTCTTTCAATGGGTCTGAGGCTCCAGGCTGGCACAGAAGGTAAAGGGTTCATAGAACTGGGCCCCCTCCCATTCTTAATGAGGATAATTCCTATAGCATAGCACATAAAAGTTTGCACAACATTTCCTTCATAAGAGCTGTCCAGGGtagataaatgcaaaaaataagtGCAAAAAATACTATTCCCATCTATAGGGATAAAAGcctttgagaggttaagtgacttgcctactgGAGACCCAACAAGATTCTTTCCCCACAGATCTCCTGACTTGAAATCCAACCTTCTTACTGCACCAACCCTTCCTCACTGATAACTTTGCTGACTCAGACAGGGTGACCCTTGGCTTCTACCACTGTCTTCATTCAATTCTAGGCTAGAGCTACCTTCCTTCCTGGGATGGTTTAGACTAGGAGCTCTGAATGGTTAGGACTGGCTTCAGCAGAGAAGAGGAGTGGGAAAAGACTATGGAAAGAATACGCTGGCCTTGAGGAGAGAGAGTGACCTTTATACCCATCTTTATATAAACACTGCTCATGGCATCCGTCTGAACAGAGAGGAGctggagggggagacagagataCAAGAGCAGGATCTCACATTCAAACCTAAGGGGCTCTTTAGAACCCATTAAATGTGTGCTAACTGCTTAGAATCTCAGCTGTTAGTCACGCTCCTCATCTTAAGAATCATGGCTCTGGGACTGGAAAGTGCTTCTTGCTGGGACAGGACAGGATGTTCCACTTCCTCTTCATACCAGAGGCTTCTAGCCACAAATGAACTGACGGATGAAATTCTCCAgtttttcctggttttcctggGTAGCGAAGGTTGGAGATAAATGGAGGGTGGAGCCTGTGGATCCAGGCTGTTCCTTCAGCACCTGGGAGCAAGAAGATAGCTGTCAACAGCTCAAACACACAGGAGGGTCAGGCCCAGTGGGGCTTGTGGACACACCCAAGAAGCCTACGGTGAAATCTCTAAGGGAAATAATAACCAGTAGTTCAAAGTGGACAAGTGGAGTCACACTGAAGTTTCCCCAACCCTCCTCCAATCCTCTCTGGGGTCCCAGAACACATCAGTCCTATACTGTATTCTGCTTTGTCTTTGGGTAAACTCCAGTCCTTGTCAGCTACCCATAATGAAAAACTGAGGAGTTTGAGTTACATTAGACTTTCTTGAGAGGTTAAACCTAATGGGTTTACTGTGGCAAGGAATAGAGAAGTTCAACAGATATGGGAGAGATCCATCTCTACTCACCCCTAAATCTTTGAAGGTCATCACAGCGCTATGAGCCTGGCTCAGGTCAGTACTctctagaaggaaagaaagagatagcTCAGGAGATACTGCTGCCTGGACCCTAATACTGGTTCATAGGAAAAACCACCTAGGGACACAGAGTCCTCTGAACCCTAACATGAAATTTCTTCTCTGGGCCCTTAGCCTGCTGCTCAATAGAGCTCAAGGTGGGCACTGTGGGAGGAGGGTATGAGACTCGGGATTCTGGGAAGACTGAAAGCTTAGAAGGGAGGGGCAAAGCCTGTCTCCATGCTATGCTTCCAATGGCCAAGAGGTGACAGTAGTCACCCAGGAAACGGCCCTGACATCCCAACAATGAAGGAAGCAGGATGAGCCttttgggaaggggagaagagggtgcGAGATCCAATTGACTGCTCCTGCCTCACCAAAGGAACCATCCTCTTGGGCCTTCTTCAGCAGGAACTGATGCAGCTGTTGTGTGTAACCTGCCTCTGTTGACAGAGGGTAGAACCCCAAATTAGTGTGCCCTTTCCAGCTCCATGGCAGGAGCAGCCCATCCCACAAGGATTATGAGTTTTAGAGAGGAAAGGAACCTCTGAGATCAACCAGATGGATTTAGTTCAGCTGAGTCAAACTgacttcaagactcagcttaaatccTACCTtgtgcaagaggcctttcccactCCCCTGCAGGCCCCTGCCCCTTGCCCCCCAGGGCCTCCCTCTGTAATCACTTCCGGTTTACCCTGGTTCTATCCTCTACATATCtaattgtttgcatgctgttttCCCCAtgggaatgtgagctccttgagggcagggatcatatTCTGCCCAAATCTGTGCCCAGAatttgacacagtgcctggcacatcacttagcaaatgcttgttgactgactgatatcctgagaagtcaagtcacttgtccaagTTCCCATTGTTATTAAGAGGTGAAGCTAGAGTTTGAAACCAGTCTTCTGACACCAACCTGAAAGAGGCCAGCCTACATGCAGCTGAGGCACAATAGTCTCATCCTAGAGCTGAGCTGTACCCTAAGGCCACTCCTCCAAACTCCTCCCAGATACCCCTGAGCCTCTGTCCTGCTGTCTCCCCCTCTCAGGGTTTCAGTAGGACTACCAACGGTGAGAACAGACTTCTGGTCATGGGATGACAAATGGAGGACACGGGAAACATGGGAGAGGGAAGATGTAGGGATGTAAGCTATGAGCTCTGAGGGGCCTGAAGGCCATGGGAAGGGGACTggaggagggtggggagaaggtGGAGCTTGACCTGTATCTGGCAGTTTTCCCTGGTGGAGGAAGGCTGCAGCTCGGGCAAAGGCTGTGAGCAGGGGGCTGAGCAGCcggcagaggaagaggaagaagtcgGGGCAGCGCAGCTGCTGGCTGAGCTAGAGAGGGGAAGAGGCATGAGTCTTCCAGAACACCGGAGCAGGTGCCACCACTGCTGCTCTGCTGGGGGCCTCATCACACCTTGAAGCAGCGACTATCGGTGCTGTCCTCGTAGTCACTGTCACTGTCACTGAAGTCTTCCATGGATCGCCAAAGCATCTTCTCTCCGAAGCGCCAACTCCCCGTGTCACAGGTCAGCCGAGTGCCAGGAGCCTGGGGGGTGGGAGTTGGTGCTTtactcctcctccccctgccaAGACCCACCTAATGGCAGGATGAGGGTCCCCTCCCTGACTCCTGGCAGACACTTGGAACTTGAGGCGGTACCTGTGCAGACCCCATTCTCTGCTCACTCATTCACTTGATATGCTTATGGCTTAGTTGGGGAGGCAAGTCACACATATGAAACAATCGGAAAATCCAGCAAAGAGTGTGACCTTGTGGGAAAGATCCTTTGTAGGAATGCTGGGGGTTTGCTCAGTCCAGCAGCCCCCAGGAAAGGCCACCTCCTCTGATCATGTCTGCTAATAGGAGAAGAGACACTGGGGGCTTTTCCCCAGGCCCCAGGCCTAGGGGAGGAAGCTAACTCTAAAGTCATACagcaaatgaaagggaaaagtcaGATCAGTGACAAAGCAAGGAGGGGGGTGCATTAGACCTCAGGGTAGAGTTCCTTTCTTCAGTCAATCAGTGTGAGTCTTTACCTCCTCAGCTATAAGGAGTCCACACTGAATGAGTCGATCTAGAACTTCCTGGCAATAAAAGTAGGATGACTGGCAGGgctggggagaaagagagagagaaaggagctgCCACCAGACAGGCCAGAGCTGTAGCTCTGGGCCAGGGCCTGGGGCAAAGACCGCCTGCCTGACCTGCAGCAGTAGAAGGTCTTGGGGCAGCAGGTGCAGCAGCAGCAGAGTCTGGCGATGAAGCTCCCGCTGGCTTAGCAGCTCCACCCCCTGCAGCTCCCAGGGTCCCTCTGGGGGCACTCGGCCTGCCAGGAGGGCTCGCACTGCACAGGCTagacagaggaggaaggagagaaaaggagagagagggagaaaagaatgcATTCTAGAGAATGGCACccacaaagaaaaggcagtggaGAGGGAGCCCTGAGAGTATTCACTGGAAAGTCACCTTGAATTttacctctctcctttcccaaccCCAAGCTATGAGACTTACCACCCACAGCCTCACAAAGGAAGACGGGCAGCAGGGCAGCACCATGATAGGCCAGCTGAGCGAGTGTAGGGCCGGCCCTGGGCAGCACCAGGACATCACCCTGGGGCAGGAGCCACAAGGAGAGGCTGCCATGCAGCAAGCATAGTCCATGCATCACCAGGTCCTGAAGCTGCCCTGAGAAACCCACATCAAAGCCCCGAAGCAAGGTCTCCTCCGTTAGCCAGGAGAAGTTTTCCAGGAGCCTGGAGAGGAATACTCCCTGGGGGAAAGAACTCACTTGTAGGAGTAAGGAATTGGtgatgggtgggtggggaggtCAGAAACAGGCTGAGACTACCCATGGGGAAGAAGGATTGCAGCTTGAAGAGGTGAACGCCCCCTCCCTATGTCACCCCAAACCCTTGACAGGGGCACCACCACTCCAGATGCCTGAGCAAGAGGCAAACATCCCAAGGGATCAGACTACCCCCTTCCCTGCTATGACCTCTACCTCTCGATGTCGATGCAACAGCAGAGCGGCCATGATCGCTGTGGTCATCACGGCTGAGCAGGCGATGCTGGCTACAGGCAGAGAAGAGACTAAGAGGGACAGTGGAGTAGGAGCCCCTCCCCCTTTATCACCCCTCCGTGTAATTCCCATGTGACAGCCTAGCTTGGCAGGTGGTGCTCCCAACCATAGTTCAAATTTAAATTGGAGAACCTTAAACAAAACTTTGTGAAAGGGACCAGCCCCATTCCCACTCTCCAGTCTTTGACAACAAACGCTGCTACCCTACCCTCACAGGGACCCTCAGTACTGCGAAAGATGTCTGAGTAGAAGAACTCTCTGTGTTCCCAACCCACAGTAACCAAAGGCTGGGACTgaaatcaggaatacttgaattgTCTTTTTTCTATCTGAGACAACTCATCTCTCAACTCAATTAACACTTAGTAAGCAAAGGTTCACTGAGGTCTTACATGTGTAAGGCTCAACTCTATCCAGGTCCAATAGCTCCAGTCCCAAGTGAGCTCGCCTTTTCCTCAATCCAGACAATATATATGTTCAAACGTGGCTAATCCCAGTAATGTATGGTTTCTTGTTTCGTGTGTACACATCTTGACACACCCCTCCCCCAGCTAGATAAGAACTGACGTCTTAGACCCCTCTGGTATCCCTGTATAGCACCCAgaacagtgctgggcacataggcgtgtgtatacacacttgtacataattgtttgcatgttgtctcccccagtagaCTGTGAACTACCAATAGTATATTTATTGACTGAGACTGATTTACTACTCTGCAGGCCTAGGGATAAGTGAGAGAAGAAGAGAGCCAATATTTAGAACATCTATGTCACCCCAGAATGGCCCTGGCACTATTCCCTAAGTAGAAAAGCACGGCACTACCCTATGAACATACTCAAGACAGAACAGACATGTTTCTTCCTTGCTCCTGACCCCCCTGACTTCCCTTACCACTCAAGACATGGCGGCTCAGCCTGCTCACAAGAAACTGGTCCTCTTCGTCCAAGGCCATAAGGGGTCCAGATATTGGAGTCCACTCCTGTTGCTTCTCACAATCAGGAAGAACAGACCTGCAGTAGAGGCAAAGTGGGGCTGTGCAGGTAGGGAGCACACTAGGATAAGACAGGCCGAACCAAAGGCACAGAAATACATTACAAGTGGAGGTTAGGGAATTTAATCACTGGCTACACCTCTACTATCTCTCTGCGACAGTGGAAGATCATTCTGCCCAAAGACAGAGGGATGAACTCTGGAGGAATACTTTTTGGGCCCTTTCCAGCCCTAGAAATCTAAATCCAAATTTAAGACTGAAAAATTATTAACCATGGTCAAGGATGGAGACTGAAGGTGGTTCAAGGGAAATTAGGTCTTCTAGGGTTCCCTTTGCTACCTTCACTCCCCCCAAAAACACCTTCAAAGAAAAGCTAAGGAGCAACTATAAAGTAACAAGGAACTGGGGAGGATGTCTATCCCAGGCTTCCCCAAGACCAAACCAGTACACTTTGCTTACCAGTGTCCAAGCACAGTCTGCAACAGCAGCTGCTCTAGAGACTGTCCTCTGTTCCTCCCACGATTCCAAGTGTTGATCGAGTATTCCTGCCCAGGACAGAAGGTCAGATGATCCCTGTTCTATCTCCCACCCACTGATCTAGAACCTCATCAGTAGGTGAAGTGTGAGCCACAGAACCTCCAGAAAACTTCAAAACTCACATACTCCTGAGAGGAGCTGCAGGGTTCTATGATCGGTGCATTGTAATAGACACCTAGAGGTCTCAGGATTGGACAAAGGCCCCCTCAATCCCCAAAGCTGCCCCATCTCAGGTCTGAGATTCTGTTTTGAATCTCTAGGTCTCTCAGCTTCCCCTAGGCTCCATACCTGCAGGGAGAAGGGCTGGGCAAAGTCTATTCGGGCACAGCCCCGATGACCTCTCAAGCCTCGAAACATGGCCAGAGCCCCCCACCACAGTCCCAGGGGAGAAGAAGAGGCCTACATAGGGAGGCAAAAGTGGGCCGAGTATAAATTACCCATCTAGGTATAACTGTGGAAGGAAGTCTGGTATTGCTACAACAGAAAACAGGGGGGCCTTGAACTTCCCTAGCTTCTTTGAGATTCAAGGCAAACCCCTGTCACCATCACCCCATCACCTCCAACATAGGTATGACCTGCCCATGGATTTGATAGCAGGACTCATCTATTCATCTCTGTCCTTCCCAGACAAAGGGTAGGAATTTGCCCTGGACTTGTAGCTGTCCCCCCTTTACTCCtaagggaatgagagaaagagcCAGAGGTCCTGACAGGGGAAGTTCTCACCCAAGGTCCAGTATGCTGCACATCAGGGGCCAGATCATAGCCAATGCCCACAGGCACTAGTGCTGCATCAGGGATGGCGCCTTCTCGGAAGGCCTGCAGCACCAGCCCCAGCCAGGCCTGTCCATGGGAAGACAGGCGGGGTCCCATGGCCCCAGGACGATCTTCCAAGAAAATAAGCAGGGGTTGTTTGTTGGCTAGAAGCTGCTCTACAGCCTGCAGaatttgggggtgggagaaagCAGCTTAATGAGCACTCAGCTCTCTGAGCTTGGACACCCCCACCTCCAGATTAGCCACTGATTGGGTACTTACTGCACTGAGAACAGCCCTGGAGAGTATCCCTTTGGGGTTGTCCAGGAAGAGGTTAGCCTCTGGGGGCATGAAAAGGCCACCAAGATGTCTCAGCAAAGCCCTAGGGACATGGGAGAGAAGCTATGCAGGGAAATATGCCTAATTTCCAAAGGAAGGAGGCAAAAGTGTCTGGTCAGGAGGCAGGGCAGCTTATATCCACTGCTGAGGGCCATGTGACTTAATAGCTCTCTAGGTCTCCCTCAGAACAAACCCAACCTTCCCGGGTCTCCTCTTCTCAAAGTCCTCAGGGCcagaaacctgcagcctcgaggccacatgtggcctaggtcctcaagggcagctcTTTAACTAgatccaaacttcactgaacatGTGAACGtgaacatgtggccttgaggctgtagtAAACACTCTAGGTCCTGATCTGGACCCAAAATCCAGCTAAGCACCAAAGTGGACCAGCTTCTGTGCAAGAAGGAGATGAAACATTTTATGTCTAGCTTTTGCAGGGTAATAAGACAGAAAGATCTTGAAGAAAATGAGTGGTAGGGGTCAGAAAGAACAACAGACAGAGGTAgaactttcttcctttctttctctcttccttccttttcctttctttcctttttcctttcttccttcctctttttctctttctctttccacctttctttctttctcttccctccttccttccttatatcAGCTCAGAACTTCTCACAAGCAATAAGGCACCAATCCACATGTAAAAAAGAAGCATTTAGCTCTTCTTTATGAGGTCTGGCCCCAGTCAAACAGGCTCACTTCCTGTGTTATGGTACTAGCTGATTtactaaaatatttgaaaaatattcagACCTTAAAATGCCTACGGGGAAATTTCTAAGAAATCTTTGACTTCCAGCTGCCCTCTCCATCCCCAAAAGTACTCACACCCCTTTCCCTAGCTTATCCCAGTGGTGTGGGACCACAGACTTCCTCTGAGTGTTCTCTCATCCatcagggggaggggagagggagagcaggGCATTCACCTGAGAGCTGGAGAGTATGATTGGGGTTCCCAGGCCACTCTCAGGACCCCCAGCCCTTGAGAGAGCAGCAAGAAGGGCAGTAGGAGCCCATCCAAACACGACTTGTGGGCAGAGAGGAAGATGAGCGGTGTATCTTTCTGTAACAGAGACAAAAGGGTTATTTACAGGAGTAAGGAGGATGCAGCAGGATGGGGTTGGCCAATCTGCCTTCCTTCACCCGCCACAGTGACCCCAAGGAGGAACGTAGTAACCTCTGAGCAGAAGCAAGTGGTAGGCTAGGCCTCCCTAGGCCAAAGAGCTCAGCCTCCCCAATTTCTATGCAAACGGGCCTTTATTAGAAGAGAAAGAACTTCTCCTACCATCCCCCCAAAAATGTAGGGAAAAATAAGGGCCCACAAGGGTtgatggaaaggagaaggaaatgtgagCTGCACACAGAGAAAGcttggggatgggggatggggctTCAACAAGAAAACTCACTGCTTGTGCAGCCTGACGGACCATAGCCAGCTGACCCTGGTGAAGCTGCACGTTCAGGAAGATGCAGTTTAAGAACTTGAGTAAGGCCCAGTTGAATATCCTGGGGGGAGTGAGAAGACATAAGGGGATCAGGAGCAGAGTCATGGTAGGACAAGCAGGAAAGGTCAGATGGTGATGGAGGAACAAAAGACCTCCCAATGGAAGACCAGGATGCTCTTGTCTCACCCTGCCCCTCTCTTCCACTTACCTGGGAGGGTACAGTACCAAAACATTAAGAATTCTACCACAGGAGCCCCAAAGCTCTCTCAAACACATCAAGAAGCTTTTTCTTCTGATCTGTAGCAGGAAGGGGAGAGCTCCAGTTTTTAGCCACTCTGCTCCCCAATTTGCTGCTGCCTACAAATTCATGCAGCTGGGATGACAGAGGCACAACATCCACAGGTTTAGAGCTTCTGCGTCTCAAACCCTTTCTTAGCCAAGCAGTGGTGGGAGGGAATGAGACTGGCAACAGAACTGCCATAGGGTGCCAACTCCTGTTCTAGCAGAATAATCCCAGCTCACACTTACATAAGACTTTTTACAGTTTACAAGAGATTGTTCTCACCACCACCGTGATAAAGGAAATCCAAGTTTTTTTATCtgcatttgacaaatgaggaaactgaggctctgagaggcaAAGGGACTTTCCCACAGCAGAACATGGACTGAAGTTCAGTGCTCTCTCTGaagccccccccacccccgccaaggCCCCAGCCAAATAGTGAGGAGAACCCAGGAAGCCATATTCCTCATTACTCAGGGCCCACGTACTCTTGAGTTAAACCCCTTCTActctcattatttttcctcacCAGAGAGGGAAGTTTGGTTTGGCTTGGAGCTTTACCTGAGTAAAAAAGGGTAGACTGAAGCCTGAATCTGGCCCAACATGTGCTGCATGTCTCTCCTCAAAGAGCTGGGCTTGGGGCCTTCACCT from Notamacropus eugenii isolate mMacEug1 chromosome 1, mMacEug1.pri_v2, whole genome shotgun sequence includes these protein-coding regions:
- the GPAT2 gene encoding glycerol-3-phosphate acyltransferase 2, mitochondrial isoform X1; amino-acid sequence: MGSKPQSNKEASMWPKGFGVKLETITPFLGKYRPFVGRCCQTCTPKSWEALFHKNIAALGFHNVILVTEESTRYRGWLVRRLCYFLCAMDWKITLSPDSCEKVLGSKWIQEIFSGRAPGGAGEGPKPSSLRRDMQHMLGQIQASVYPFLLRIFNWALLKFLNCIFLNVQLHQGQLAMVRQAAQAKDTPLIFLSAHKSCLDGLLLPFLLLSQGLGVLRVAWEPQSYSPALRALLRHLGGLFMPPEANLFLDNPKGILSRAVLSAAVEQLLANKQPLLIFLEDRPGAMGPRLSSHGQAWLGLVLQAFREGAIPDAALVPVGIGYDLAPDVQHTGPWASSSPLGLWWGALAMFRGLRGHRGCARIDFAQPFSLQEYSINTWNRGRNRGQSLEQLLLQTVLGHWSVLPDCEKQQEWTPISGPLMALDEEDQFLVSRLSRHVLSASIACSAVMTTAIMAALLLHRHREGVFLSRLLENFSWLTEETLLRGFDVGFSGQLQDLVMHGLCLLHGSLSLWLLPQGDVLVLPRAGPTLAQLAYHGAALLPVFLCEAVGACAVRALLAGRVPPEGPWELQGVELLSQRELHRQTLLLLHLLPQDLLLLQPCQSSYFYCQEVLDRLIQCGLLIAEEAPGTRLTCDTGSWRFGEKMLWRSMEDFSDSDSDYEDSTDSRCFKLSQQLRCPDFFLFLCRLLSPLLTAFARAAAFLHQGKLPDTEAGYTQQLHQFLLKKAQEDGSFESTDLSQAHSAVMTFKDLGVLKEQPGSTGSTLHLSPTFATQENQEKLENFIRQFICG
- the GPAT2 gene encoding glycerol-3-phosphate acyltransferase 2, mitochondrial isoform X4; protein product: MDWKITLSPDSCEKVLGSKWIQEIFSGRAPGGAGEGPKPSSLRRDMQHMLGQIQASVYPFLLRIFNWALLKFLNCIFLNVQLHQGQLAMVRQAAQAKDTPLIFLSAHKSCLDGLLLPFLLLSQGLGVLRVAWEPQSYSPALRALLRHLGGLFMPPEANLFLDNPKGILSRAVLSAAVEQLLANKQPLLIFLEDRPGAMGPRLSSHGQAWLGLVLQAFREGAIPDAALVPVGIGYDLAPDVQHTGPWASSSPLGLWWGALAMFRGLRGHRGCARIDFAQPFSLQEYSINTWNRGRNRGQSLEQLLLQTVLGHWSVLPDCEKQQEWTPISGPLMALDEEDQFLVSRLSRHVLSASIACSAVMTTAIMAALLLHRHREGVFLSRLLENFSWLTEETLLRGFDVGFSGQLQDLVMHGLCLLHGSLSLWLLPQGDVLVLPRAGPTLAQLAYHGAALLPVFLCEAVGACAVRALLAGRVPPEGPWELQGVELLSQRELHRQTLLLLHLLPQDLLLLQPCQSSYFYCQEVLDRLIQCGLLIAEEAPGTRLTCDTGSWRFGEKMLWRSMEDFSDSDSDYEDSTDSRCFKLSQQLRCPDFFLFLCRLLSPLLTAFARAAAFLHQGKLPDTEAGYTQQLHQFLLKKAQEDGSFESTDLSQAHSAVMTFKDLGVLKEQPGSTGSTLHLSPTFATQENQEKLENFIRQFICG
- the GPAT2 gene encoding glycerol-3-phosphate acyltransferase 2, mitochondrial isoform X3 produces the protein MGSKPQSNKEASMWPKGFGVKLETITPFLGKYRPFVGRCCQTCTPKSWEALFHKNIAALGFHNVILVTEESTRYRGWLVRRLCYFLCAMDWKITLSPDSCEKVLGSKWIQEIFSGRAPGGAGEGPKPSSLRRDMQHMLGQIQASVYPFLLRIFNWALLKFLNCIFLNVQLHQGQLAMVRQAAQAKDTPLIFLSAHKSCLDGLLLPFLLLSQGLGVLRVAWEPQSYSPALRALLRHLGGLFMPPEANLFLDNPKGILSRAVLSAAVEQLLANKQPLLIFLEDRPGAMGPRLSSHGQAWLGLVLQAFREGAIPDAALVPVGIGYDLAPDVQHTGPWEYSINTWNRGRNRGQSLEQLLLQTVLGHWSVLPDCEKQQEWTPISGPLMALDEEDQFLVSRLSRHVLSASIACSAVMTTAIMAALLLHRHREGVFLSRLLENFSWLTEETLLRGFDVGFSGQLQDLVMHGLCLLHGSLSLWLLPQGDVLVLPRAGPTLAQLAYHGAALLPVFLCEAVGACAVRALLAGRVPPEGPWELQGVELLSQRELHRQTLLLLHLLPQDLLLLQPCQSSYFYCQEVLDRLIQCGLLIAEEAPGTRLTCDTGSWRFGEKMLWRSMEDFSDSDSDYEDSTDSRCFKLSQQLRCPDFFLFLCRLLSPLLTAFARAAAFLHQGKLPDTEAGYTQQLHQFLLKKAQEDGSFESTDLSQAHSAVMTFKDLGVLKEQPGSTGSTLHLSPTFATQENQEKLENFIRQFICG
- the GPAT2 gene encoding glycerol-3-phosphate acyltransferase 2, mitochondrial isoform X5; amino-acid sequence: MGSKPQSNKEASMWPKGFGVKLETITPFLGKYRPFVGRCCQTCTPKSWEALFHKNIAALGFHNVILVTEESTRYRGWLVRRLCYFLCAMDWKITLSPDSCEKVLGSKWIQEIFSGRAPGGAGEGPKPSSLRRDMQHMLGQIQASVYPFLLRIFNWALLKFLNCIFLNVQLHQGQLAMVRQAAQAKDTPLIFLSAHKSCLDGLLLPFLLLSQGLGVLRVAWEPQSYSPALRALLRHLGGLFMPPEANLFLDNPKGILSRAVLSAAVEQLLANKQPLLIFLEDRPGAMGPRLSSHGQAWLGLVLQAFREGAIPDAALVPVGIGYDLAPDVQHTGPWASSSPLGLWWGALAMFRGLRGHRGCARIDFAQPFSLQEYSINTWNRGRNRGQSLEQLLLQTVLGHWSVLPDCEKQQEWTPISGPLMALDEEDQFLVSRLSRHVLSASIACSAVMTTAIMAALLLHRHREPCQSSYFYCQEVLDRLIQCGLLIAEEAPGTRLTCDTGSWRFGEKMLWRSMEDFSDSDSDYEDSTDSRCFKLSQQLRCPDFFLFLCRLLSPLLTAFARAAAFLHQGKLPDTEAGYTQQLHQFLLKKAQEDGSFESTDLSQAHSAVMTFKDLGVLKEQPGSTGSTLHLSPTFATQENQEKLENFIRQFICG
- the GPAT2 gene encoding glycerol-3-phosphate acyltransferase 2, mitochondrial isoform X2, which translates into the protein MGSKPQSNKEASMWPKGFGVKLETITPFLGKYRPFVGRCCQTCTPKSWEALFHKNIAALGFHNVILVTEESTRYRGWLVRRLCYFLCAMDWKITLSPDSCEKVLGSKWIQEIFSGRAPGGAGEGPKPSSLRRDMQHMLGQIQASVYPFLLRIFNWALLKFLNCIFLNVQLHQGQLAMVRQAAQAKDTPLIFLSAHKSCLDGLLLPFLLLSQGLGVLRVAWEPQSYSPALRALLRHLGGLFMPPEANLFLDNPKGILSRAVLSAAVEQLLANKQPLLIFLEDRPGAMGPRLSSHGQAWLGLVLQAFREGAIPDAALVPVGIGYDLAPDVQHTGPWASSSPLGLWWGALAMFRGLRGHRGCARIDFAQPFSLQEYSINTWNRGRNRGQSLEQLLLQTVLGHWSVLPDCEKQQEWTPISGPLMALDEEDQFLVSRLSRHVLSASIACSAVMTTAIMAALLLHRHREGVFLSRLLENFSWLTEETLLRGFDVGFSGQLQDLVMHGLCLLHGSLSLWLLPQGDVLVLPRAGPTLAQLAYHGAALLPVFLCEAVGACAVRALLAGRVPPEGPWELQGVELLSQRELHRQTLLLLHLLPQDLLLLQAPGTRLTCDTGSWRFGEKMLWRSMEDFSDSDSDYEDSTDSRCFKLSQQLRCPDFFLFLCRLLSPLLTAFARAAAFLHQGKLPDTEAGYTQQLHQFLLKKAQEDGSFESTDLSQAHSAVMTFKDLGVLKEQPGSTGSTLHLSPTFATQENQEKLENFIRQFICG